In Pseudonocardia sp. DSM 110487, the sequence GGACACCCAGTACGCGTCCACTGCCTGGATGTGGGCCGGGTCGGGCTCCCCGCGCCAGCGCGTCATGAACCGCTCGGTGATCGTTTCGCACTCGTCGATGCGCGACTGCGGCACCGCGGGCACGCCGATCCCGCGCGCCGACTGCGCCACGTACGACAGCGCCATCACCGATGCCCTCGCGAGCTGGTCGCGGGCCTCCTCGTCGCCGATGTCGAGCAGCGGGCGGTAGCCCCAGTACGGCGCGAGCATCGCCAGCGCCGCCTGCACGTCCACCCGGACGTCGCCGGTGTGCACCGGGATCGGGAACGGCTCCGCGGGTGGCAGGCCGGGCCCGAACCGGCCGTCGACCAGCAACGCCCATACGTTGCCGAAGGTCACCTTGCCGACGAGGTCCTCGATGTCGACGCCGCGGTAGCGCAGCGAGCCGCCGTCCTTGTCGGGTTCTGCGATGCGGGTGCGGAAGGCGACGTGGCCCTCCAGGCCGGGGGTGAAGCCGGGCGGAGGCGGCGGTACCGCCTCCTCGCCCTGGTCCGATCCGGGTGCGGTCGGCGCAGTGGTCACCGCGTCCTCCTCGTCGTGGTTGGCGCAACCCTGCCGCTGCATCGGGGGACGTGCAACGGGCGACCGGGTGGCTTCGGTCACCGGGGGTGTCGATCGCGTGTCGTTGCACATAGCGTGGTGGGTCCGCTACCCGGGGGAGGGCGTCGATGGCAGAGCAGCTGGCGACGATGCGCGTGGACTATGCGCGTACCGACGAGCTCGACGTGGGCGATCTCGCCGCCACGTGGCACGAACAGCTGGCGCTGTGGATGGACGAGGCGATCACCGATGGCGTCGCGGAACCCAACGCGATGGTGCTGGCCACCACGGGCGAGGACGGCAGGCCGACCTCGCGCACGGTGCTGTGCAAGGGCCTCGACGCCCGCGGCGTCGTCTTCTACACGAACTACACGTCAGCGAAGAGCCACCAGCTGCGCGCCACGCGGTACGCATCGGCCACCTTCCCCTGGTACGCCCAGCACCGGCAGGTGCACGTGCGCGGCCACGTCGAGCTGGTGACGCCCGCGGAGAACGCGGCGTACTGGTCCACCCGGCCCCGCGGTTCCCAGCTCGGGGCATGGGCGTCGGCCCAGTCGGTCGAGGTGCGAGACCGGCGCGTGCTCGACGACGCGCTCAAGGCCGCCACGCAGCGCTTCGCGGCCGAGGAGGAGGTACCGCCTCCGCCGCACTGGGGCGGCTGGCGGATCCTGCCGGAGCAGGTGGAGTTCTGGCAGGGCCGGAGCAACCGGATGCACGACCGGCTGCGCTTCGAGCACGATCCGCACAGCCGCACATGGCGCGTCCGCCGCCTGGCCCCCTGACTCCGACGAGCCCGCACTCACGCGACTCGCGCGCACTCACACCGCGACTCGCGCGCACGGAGACCGCGACTCGCGGAACGTGGTACTCGTTGTCGTATGACAACGTCCGGTCCGGATGGCCCAACGAAGCCGATCAATGCCGGCCCGGATGCCCCCACCAGCCCGACCGCGCGCCCCGAGCCAGTCACAAGGCGCATCGCGCGCTCGGTGCGCGGGGTACTGACCGACACCCGGCCCCTGCGCACCCCGGCCTACCGCAGGCTGTGGACCGCGGGCATCGTCACGGTCATCGGGGCGCAGCTGTCCGTCGTCGCGGTGCCCGCGCAGATCTACGAGCTCACGGGCTCGTCGGCGTACGTCGGGCTGACGGGCCTCTTCGGGCTCGTGCCGCTGGTCGTGTTCGGGCTGTGGGGCGGCGCGATCGCCGACGCCATGGACCGGCGCACCCTGCTGCTGTTCACCAACGCGGGCATCGCGCTGTCGTCGCTTGCGCTCTGGGTCACGGCCGCGAGCGGCGTCGGCGGGGTCTGGCTCGTGCTCGGGCTGTTCGCCGCGCAGACGGCGTTCCTCGCGGTCAACCAGCCTGCGCGCAACTCCGTGATCCCGCGGCTGCTGCCCGCCGAACAGCTCCCCGCGGCCAACACGCTCAACATGACCGTCTACCAGGCAGGCGCGATCGCGGGGCCGCTGCTCGCGGGCGTCCTGATCCCGGTGATCGGGCTCCCGACGCTCTACCTGCTCGACGCGCTGGCCCTGCTCGCCACGCTGTGGGCGACCTGGAAGCTGCCGTCGGTGCCGCCCGAGACGGGTGGTGAGCGCAGGCGGGCCGGGCTGAGGGAGATCGCGGAGGGTTTCCGCTACGCGGCCATGCACGCC encodes:
- the pdxH gene encoding pyridoxamine 5'-phosphate oxidase, which encodes MAEQLATMRVDYARTDELDVGDLAATWHEQLALWMDEAITDGVAEPNAMVLATTGEDGRPTSRTVLCKGLDARGVVFYTNYTSAKSHQLRATRYASATFPWYAQHRQVHVRGHVELVTPAENAAYWSTRPRGSQLGAWASAQSVEVRDRRVLDDALKAATQRFAAEEEVPPPPHWGGWRILPEQVEFWQGRSNRMHDRLRFEHDPHSRTWRVRRLAP
- a CDS encoding MFS transporter, translating into MRGVLTDTRPLRTPAYRRLWTAGIVTVIGAQLSVVAVPAQIYELTGSSAYVGLTGLFGLVPLVVFGLWGGAIADAMDRRTLLLFTNAGIALSSLALWVTAASGVGGVWLVLGLFAAQTAFLAVNQPARNSVIPRLLPAEQLPAANTLNMTVYQAGAIAGPLLAGVLIPVIGLPTLYLLDALALLATLWATWKLPSVPPETGGERRRAGLREIAEGFRYAAMHAVLLVSFLMDIVAMAFGMPRVVFPEIAHTVYGDPPGGGFALGLLFAAIPAGMVLAALFSGRLNRIPRQGVAVTLSICVWGLGVALFGLTGSLWLAVIFLALAGAGDMVSGVFRMSMLQSVATDEMRGRMQGVFAVVVVGGPRIADLWHGPAASWWGPGTAATVGGVLVIVGAVVVAAAFPAFWRYRPVHAT